From the genome of Vigna angularis cultivar LongXiaoDou No.4 chromosome 11, ASM1680809v1, whole genome shotgun sequence, one region includes:
- the LOC108333727 gene encoding subtilisin-like protease SBT2.4, with protein MEGFVLVANPSYGDYIAEPMPLIPRVEDAKAILHYYEEKTKRNKKGNAKEFGALAAVGEGRLASFTGRSLIVSRFSSRGPDIIDNNFFFADVLKPDILAPGHQIWAAWAPSVLQNLSSEGKVLHCYLVPAYPHLMWLE; from the exons ATGGAGGGCTTTGTTTTAGTTGCAAACCCAAGCTATGGTGATTATATTGCAGAGCCAATGCCTTTGATCCCTCGTGTGGAGGATGCCAAG GCTATATTACATTACtatgaagaaaaaacaaagaggAACAAGAAAGGAAATGCCAAAGAGTTTGGTGCTTTGGCAGCTGTGGGAGAAGGAAGACTTGCCTCTTTCACAGGAAGATCACTGATAGTTAGTAGATTTTCTTCAAGGGGTCCAGATATCattgacaataattttttttttgcagatgTTCTTAAACCTGATATTCTTGCTCCAGGACACCAAATCTGGGCAGCCTGGGCCCCATCAGTGCTTCAGAACCTTTCCTCAGAG GGAAAAGTTTTGCATTGTTATCTGGTACCAGCATATCCACACCTCATGTGGCTGGAATAG
- the LOC108333388 gene encoding cyanidin 3-O-galactoside 2''-O-xylosyltransferase FGGT1 has translation MDSSSLHIAMFPWFAMGHLTPYLHLSNKLAKRGYKISFFIPRRTQSKLEQFNLFPDLIAFYPIDVPHVEGLPLGAETTSDVSFSLGPLIMTAMDRTEMDIELLLVDLKPQIVFFDFTYWLPSITSRLGIKSFLYLIVSPATISYTAVPERMNHKGTLTELDLMQPPLDYPVPSIKFHAHEAKFLASKRNWEYGSGVLFYDRIYGGLTLSDAIGFKGCREIEGPYVDYLAQQFGKSVILSGPIIPESPTTVLEEKWSAWLGRFKDGFVVFCALGSEWKLPHDQFQELVLGLELTGLPFLAVVKVPIGFETIEAALPEGFKERVEGRGIVHSGWIQQQLILEHPSVGCFITHCGAGSLTEALVNKCQMVLLPQPDSDQVLNARMMGSNLKVGVEVEKGEEDGLFTKESVCKAVEIAMDEENGVGREVRANHSKLRNFLVSHDLESNCVDDFCQKLQYLLV, from the coding sequence ATGGATTCATCTTCCTTGCACATAGCAATGTTTCCATGGTTTGCCATGGGTCATTTAACACCTTATCTCCATCTCTCCAACAAATTAGCAAAGAGAGGATACAAAATCTCCTTCTTCATCCCCAGAAGAACACAATCCAAGTTAGAGCAATTCAACCTCTTCCCAGATCTCATCGCCTTTTACCCTATCGACGTTCCTCATGTTGAAGGTCTTCCTCTTGGTGCAGAAACCACTTCCGATGTATCTTTTTCTTTAGGTCCACTCATTATGACAGCTATGGATCGCACTGAGATGGATATAGAGCTTCTCCTCGTAGATTTAAAGCCACAGATTGTTTTCTTTGACTTCACATATTGGCTACCAAGCATTACTTCTCGCTTGGGGATCAAATCCTTTCTATACTTGATTGTTAGCCCTGCCACAATATCTTACACAGCAGTCCCTGAAAGGATGAACCACAAGGGTACCTTAACTGAACTTGACCTTATGCAACCCCCTCTTGATTACCCCGTACCATCGATCAAATTTCATGCCCATGAAGCTAAGTTCCTTGCTTCCAAAAGGAACTGGGAGTATGGTAGTGGTGTTCTCTTTTATGACCGCATCTATGGTGGTCTAACCTTATCAGATGCAATTGGGTTCAAAGGTTGTAGAGAAATTGAGGGTCCTTATGTTGACTACCTTGCACAACAGTTTGGAAAATCTGTTATCCTTTCAGGACCTATCATACCTGAATCACCCACCACTGTTTTAGAGGAAAAATGGAGTGCGTGGCTTGGAAGGTTCAAGGATGGTTTTGTGGTTTTCTGTGCACTTGGGAGTGAATGGAAATTACCACACGATCAGTTCCAAGAATTGGTATTGGGTCTTGAACTTACGGGACTTCCATTTTTGGCAGTTGTAAAAGTTCCAATTGGGTTTGAAACAATTGAAGCTGCGCTGCCAGAAGGGTTTAAGGAAAGGGTTGAAGGGAGAGGGATTGTTCACAGTGGATGGATACAACAACAGTTGATTTTGGAACATCCATCAGTGGGTTGTTTCATAACACACTGTGGTGCTGGTTCGTTAACTGAGGCATTAGTAAATAAGTGTCAAATGGTGTTACTGCCACAACCTGACAGTGACCAAGTCCTTAACGCTAGGATGATGGGTAGCAACTTGAAGGTTGGAGTTGAAGTGGAGaagggtgaagaagatggtttGTTCACAAAGGAGAGTGTGTGCAAAGCAGTGGAGATTGCGATGGATGAGGAGAATGGTGTGGGCAGAGAGGTTAGAGCAAATCATTCAAAATTGAGAAATTTCTTAGTAAGTCATGATTTAGAGTCAAATTGTGTTGATGACTTTTGTCAAAAGCTTCAATATTTACTTGTgtga